tctgtccctctcctgctggcctgtctgtccctctcctgctggCCCATTTCTAGAACTGTGGAACACTCGttcttttccttgcctctgtAGGTGGAGGGTCCCTGGATCCCAGcagggtgctctctctcttttttttctctcccaactCAGGCCAGACCAGCCTCTCCTTCCCAAACTCAGGTCCCAAGGACTGACGCCATGCTCTTCATGGGTTCTGTCTAAGCCTTTCTCAATTGGTTTCATTCAGCCTCCCCATCagagatgggaggagggagggacaggggacaCACTGACAACACTCTCCAAAGAAACACACTCTTCCCAGCCTCTCTAATCTCTGCCACCTCCTGAACGCTGGGGTCAAGTGATGGTCCATGCTGGTAAAAGGGACTGTGCAATCTCAGTGGTGCTGTCTAGGTGGGCCTGCCCCTCCTTTAGGACTGCAGAAGCAGATGCTCAGTACTGTCTTGTTCTAGGGATTCAGAGCTTCAGTCAGAAACTGAGACTAAAACAGCCCCATTTTAACATGCTGTTATATGGATTTACTACAAACATCACTTACAGCATTgcttataataggaaaaaaaataacctaaatgtctaGTAAGCAAATTATGGAACGACCATATGATCATCTGTATATGTCATTATAGGAAAAACTCTAcaagatatattattaaatttttttaaaagagaggagaagggagttgggggaaattggaaggggaggtgaaccatgagagactatggactctgaaaaacaatctgaggggtttgaagtggcaggggggtgggaggttggggtaccaggtggtgggtattatagagggcatggattgcatggagcactgggtgtggtgaaaaaataatgaatactgttatgctgaaaataaataaaaaataaattataaaaaaaaaagcagagtgcAGAATACCATAGGATCCCATTTGTATGTGGGTTGTTTTAAAAggacatgtatatattatatacatggtTGAGTCTGCACAGAGGGAATTCTGGGGAGTGAAATGGTAAGCAGACCTACTATTCActgcatatattttttacaatttttgaaTGTTTTACCATAATGCACTAGTTTTATCATCTTAAAacctattattaaaaaaaataaagataagcatAGTGCGGTGTTCCTTTTTAGAAATcactgcttctttttaaattatgtaattttagtcaccatacagtacatcagtgtttgatgtagtgttccatgattcattgtctgcGTATAACATCCACTGTTCCATGCaatgtttatttacaaaaaccaaaTGCCTTCATtcaaacaacacagaaaaatgaaaagaaaaaaagaagatagctACAAAAagtatctataaagaaaaaagtagaaaatacatacctaatattttttaaaaatctatttcccacCCACTCTGCCCTGCCAGATTACCAGTTTTAACAGTCATGTGTATATCTTCTTCTAGTTGTTTCTGTATGACTCTATAGCATATATAATTTTCCTTACACTAAAAATAGGATCAGactatacaaaatatttttttcacttataaaatataCGTTGTACCTCCATCCCTGCCACCCTACTCTTCCTCATCTTACTAGTTAACCTCTGTGTGTCCCCAACCTACATAGTTTACTTGACCAAAACTTGAGACAGATGCTCTTCTAAGCAAAGCTGTAGTAGCCACCCTTACGCACGCACACTGTAACATCTCCACCATGACATCCCTTCAATAGGACTGTTGGGGCACTTAACATGGTGACAGACACTGCCAAAATTCCACAcagctcctctccctgccacccttCACCACAAACCCTTCTTGGACAACACCTACAGCAGTGTAAGCCACCTTCTGGACACCAAGATAAACCACACCAAGAGACTCAAGACTTGCAGCCTGGGACCCATAGACCTTATGAGAGTTTGTCCATCAGGACATGACCATTCCTGCAGCTATCTGACAGAAGACGACGAAAGAATGATAAGGAGTGTTGTATTTATATTACACAACCACAGATTAAATTTGGAATGAAAAGACAGAGTCTGCATCACCATCACTATGGTAAAACATGAATCATCCATGAAAAGTCTTGCTTGTGCTCAGTGGCTTTGAGCTATGCCTCAGACCCCTTGTGTTATCCCTGTCTACTCTCTTCTGCCCTTAGATAAGCCTATAGAAATTCTCCGACCTTGTGGAAAAGTGGAGTCAATAACCAGGCCTGTGAAGATTCCAAACACGGTGTAAGAAAGGAATGAAAGCCACTTGGTCTAGAGAAGAAAAGAGCCTGGGAGTAGTGAGCGTATTCATCACAAATCTCAGATGGCTATCTCCAAAGCAGAAGAGCAGACTAAGTGTAAAACAGGAGTGAAAGTTTGGAACAACTGGCAGGCTGATTTTCAAGCTAGACCAGAGAGAACTTTCTAACCATTAAAACTGTCCAGAGCTTCTAAGGAAGGCCTTCACAACCACCTGGACTACAGTCAATGCCATCTTTGGAagccaagagagaaagaggacaatgTGCATGGCAGCAGGAACAGTACTGTCTGAAGAAGTCCAACTGGCTATCCCCAAAGAGCCAcaactgtctttattttattatttttgtgaaatccTCCTACCCCAAGATTCAGTCTATGATTTTCTAGCTCATAAACCTATTCTGATTAGAACATGAATAGGTTAGTCTGTCACAAAGATTTATATCAACCAAGCACAAAAAGATGGCTGTACAAACCAGAATGTCAATGCACTCATTTACATTCAGCCATCAGGTAAACCAGAAACTCATGTTTGATGTTCCTCATCAAACATCCTTCTCCTCTTGGCAGACAGACTCAATGGGAATAGTTGTGTCCATGGAATTTTAATTCTCAAAGTCGATCAGTCAAGACTTTGGCTTGACTGATCGACTTTGGCCAATGCCAAGATGGGCTCTGCCCAGACACTGTTTTGACTTCCCTTAATCCTCATTTGCATGGATGGCTTCAGAATGTTCAGCTCCATCTTCTCAATCTTAAATACCTCAATCTTGTCATTGATAAGTCCTGCCAATCTAGGAGACTCTTTTCTAAAGTGACTTTATAAATTTCTACTCTTATTAACTGTATTTGAGTTTCATGTCTCAAATCTCACAGCACAGATCTTTTTCTGGTAAAGAAAACATTACTTACATAAGGGGAATAGAGGGAATTCTCCTGCACAAGCTGACTGAATATTGTACTGAGAAGCAGTATCAAGTGATAACTGAGAGCCAGATTCCCCCAAGTGAATCCCAGTTCATCActtactatgtgaccttggacaagttatatAATCTCCCttgcctcagcttcctcttctgcaAAGCAGGGACAACTGTATCTGCTCATGGGGTTTGtgatgaggatgaaatgagttaatgaatAAAGTCCTGGCACCGAGTCTGCCTCATAGAATGGTTTGCCACCACGATTACCAGACTCTGATATAAATCCTCCCCATGAAACAAGTCGTATTCTTGTCTCCACTTTaccaatgagaaaacagaaactcagCAATTCCAGACAGAAAGCTGGAATTGAAACTCAAGTCTCTCTCACCATGAAGCCAGAACCCACTTGGTCACCCTCACCCTCATCTCACAGATGGTGGGACCACTTTTTTCTTCACTcgcggcaggggcggggggaagcctGGAGTCTACTTTCAGCACCGCAGTCCATCCTTGAGCAAGAACAATGGTCACGTTCTCTGCCTACGGTGAGGCCAGAGCTAGCTGGTGAGAAGCATAAGTTGTGCAATGTGAACAGCTGCCTTGGCAGATGTGTCCACAGCTAAACACGACGGAGTTTCATTTCCAGAGTCAAGAGAAAAACACCTATCCCAAAACATTCTCCATGACCTTCTCAGAGGTAGATGGGCTGAAGCAACGGCCAGCCCTTCCTCTCTGCTGTTTTCTGCTATAAAAAACTGTCCAAAGTACAACTCTGCTAGCTCCCCATATAGCCGTTGGCTCTGATCAAGGATCCCTGGCCCCCCGGGTTTACTGGACATTTGAACATGGTTCACTAAacctataaaatagaaaatatacctAATAAAcctataaaagaggaaaggagagtcGATGACTTTAAAATTGAAggctccagggtgcctgggtggctcagttggctaagctactgccttcagctcaggtcatgatcctggagtcctgggatcaagtactgcatcgggctcccagctccatggggagtctgcttctccctctgaccttctcccccttcatgctctctctcactctctctcaaacaaataaataaaatattaaaaaaaaaaaaaactgggggcatctgggtggctcagtcattaagtgtctctctctggctcaggtcatgatcccagggtcctgggatccagacccccatcgggttccctgcttggcaggaagcctgtttctccctctccctctgctgctcccctgcttgtgttccctctctcactgtgtgtctctctgtcaaataaataaataaaatcttaaataaaaaaaaatttgaaggcCCCAGAAGGAACGCTCATCCATTGAAAGCAGGTGGACAAGTCGGAATTTCAAGCTGTCCTTAACACTGTTGTATGACTTTAAGCAAGGCATTCAACCTCTAtgacttctgtttcctctctttcagAATGGAAGAATCTCTACCTTGCAGGTTTATTGTGACGAAGGGCAAATTTACATAAAATGCTGGGACTATTATTATGGAGATATAAAGAACCTCCATGAACCTAGGACAACCAAAGACTAGGAtggatagaaatatttttcaagggACCAAGAAAGCTAAACATTGAAATTCTTATACATGTAAGTTAACtgcaaagggaagagagaaaaggaacaaatatttttagtCCCTACTACAGGCCAGAGATCTCATTAGGCTCTTTACCTACACTAAATCTCACAAATCCCATGTGGCAGGTTTTATtaccctcatttcacagataatgAAACTGATCATAGGAGAGGCTTTACAAGACCACATAGCTAGTGTGTGTATGGTGAGGCCGGGAACCAAGGGCTTCCTGACCCCATCCAGACCTCTTTCTGATCCATCATTCTACATCTGCTTCCAAAGTGAAAACACCAGGAACTCCCTGGAGAAGAATAATGCTTGACATTTATAGAGTAGCCCAGAGCAGTGCTTCCCAAAGCATCTTTGGGGAGAACCcactttgttttgtcttgttttaattcATTAATGTATCACAGACTGTGGCATTTGTGaaacataatagaaataaattactaaaaatgtaaaattttaaaggacatacaaaaatactcaacttttttttttccattagagtCAACACACACAACATTCCTCTGTCAAATTCTTGTAAAATTTCCCTAGCATTTGCTCTCAGTTTTATATCTCACCATGGACCAGCCTTGTGGACCACATTTTGACTAGTACTGTCCTATAGTTAAAGCCATCCATATATCCCAGAGATCGATCTCAAAAAGTCCTCTAGGTTTGCCTCCTGTTTCCAGGCAAGGTTATGGGAAATCCCCAGTGCTGCTgggctctctttccttcttaacAGCATCTGTTGAAAGCCTCACCCCAGCAGGGAGGGCATAAATCACCCCATACATGGTTTGCTGCCTGTTGTACCAGGGCGATGTGATTCCCAAAGATGTCGACATTGCCACTGCCACCATCAAGACCAAGCATACCATCCAGTTTGTGGACTGGTGCCCCACTAGCTTCAAAGTGGGCATTAATTACCAGCCTCCCTCTGTGGTACCTGGTAGAGACCTGGCCAAAGCACAGCGAGCTGGGTGCATGCTGAGCAACACCACAGCCACTGCAAAGGCCTGGGCTCGCCTGGCCCACAAGTTTGACCCGATATATGCCAAGTGTGCCTTTTTTCACGGGTATGTGGGTGAGGGCATGGAGGAAGGGGAGTTTTCTGAGGCCCGTGAGGACATGGCTGTCCTTAAGAAGGATTATGAGGAGGCTAGAGGGGAtagtgcagagggagaggttgaGGGTAAAGAGTATTAACCTGCTATGATTTTACACTCTGTTGTCTTGGGACTAtctcacttctatttttttttttcttttcattaaacaaATTTGTAGTTTATTTGGCTTTTTAGTACGGCTGTTCCAAAATTCAACTCAAACAGAAGCCTAGAGGCTGCAGTAATATCAGAGGAAGCCACCTCTGTCCAGTCTGGATCAGAACGTTGGATCCCAAGGTGTATCTGAAGCTTCTGGTTCAGCCCTCAACCCTTCTCCCCTAGTGTCCACACCCAGCTCCCATCCACTGTGTTTTCCCCTCACTGTCTGCTCTCCTCTGTAAACACCTGGCCACTGTCAGTTCTCCTCAGGCCACGTAGAGGCAGGAGGTAGAGTCACTGAGCAGGTAAGGGAGGCAGGACAGGTGGAGAAGAAAACCCACAGTCACTACCTATTTAGATTTTCAGGTGTCAGCCCTGCATATATTAGCTCTCATTATCTTCACGACCCCATCTGAGGCTAATATCATTGtcccaattttacagataagatTTGAAGATCAGACAAATGTTGGAAGCAGGGATTGGGACTCAGATCTATCTGAGATTTGCCAGCCTAAGCCCTTAACTCCTACAGTGCAATGCCTAGCAGAAGGGAGAGTGGAAGCTGCTCTCAAGGCACCACCATGGCCAGCCTCAATCTCCATGCCCTCCAGGGTCCTAAGCAAGCCACACCTGCAAGGCCCACAGTGCCTATTTGCTCTCACGTGGCCAGATAGCAACAAATATGCCAACAGCACTCTCTCACTACCATCCCCTACATCCAGGGGCAAATTAGGAAAGGTGTCCTCCCTCAGACCCCTGGCTTCATATTGCATAACTAAAGTAGAGGCCCAGAGGAATTTTTTGAAGTCTCCCCTTTGCTTGCTCACCCCAACTCACCCTTCAGGGCTCACCCAGTCTCCTCAGCCCCACACAGACACCACCCTGACCTCTTTCCCTCAGGCTGGATGGGGCACCCCACTCTGCAACAGTGACAGCAACCGCTCGCTGCGCGCCTGCTCATATAATTTCCAGAGTCTCTGTGTATCTTACCTCACTGCATTTTTACAACAGCCCTTTGAGGAAAGGTTCATTATCCCTGTTTCCACAGAGGATAATCGAGGCTCAGAGAACTTAATTAACTTACACAAAGTCAAAGAGATAGTAGGGAACAGAGATGTGATTGGAACCGAGGTCCCTCCATTGCAGGGCACTGCCACCTATGTGGACAGATTCACAAAGAATTCAGCACATGGAAGGTCTCAATAAATAATTCCCCGACAACTACCAAAATCAGAAGCAGtggacaaaacaggaaataagttAACATTTTCATGGCAGATCAGATCACGAATTCTGCTTGACCATGCAAAATGATATTATAGAATAGCTACTGgcatggaaagatattctgtctGTTGGATGAGCAAGGCAGGCTACAGAAAGGTACAGCCTAATCCTATTCAATACACCTACTACCTAGCCATATAgctaggtacacacacacacacacacacaccccttcaagaaaaaatacaacaaatgtCAACAATGGGCAAACCTTCGTGATGAAACTGGGAGTGgcctgtattattatttttccaatccacATTTTCTAAAGTCTTCACACTAACTACGGCCTCCCTAGCCTTGAAAGAGCATACCTGAACACAACTGTAGGGATCACATTGAGAGATGGTGTGTGACAACAATAAGCACAAAaggttgttttattttgcctttttttaatgtCCTGTGAGTGAGTTAAGATTATCTCGGTCTTTCATCACCACTAATCCAGAGCATTATTTATTCCAGAAGAGTCCAATGATTGAAATGTGGAAGGAATTAGGGTCTTCCAAAGCCAGAATTTTTAGTGATGCAAACTGAATTTGCTCAATGTTCCCCATTGTTTATTTCTGTTGGATGCTCCTAGGCCCTGTTTATTTATGATGAATTTGTTTTCCTGATTGGCTGATAAtgaggggaaagcagagaagCCAACCACCAGCTCTGTGCACTTTTATTATCCTCGATGTCACTATCATGAAAGGCTTTGGGGTCTAGAGGTGCACAGCTGTCTCGAACCCAAGAAGTGAAGGAGTTGTTCACTGGAGTGTAAGGGAGGCCCCTGAAGCTCCACAGTTGACCTCCCCACCAGATCTTCCAACCAAGTTCTCTTACCCCCAGATGTGGACTTGTAGAAGGTCTCTTGCTAAACTTACTGAGATTTTTACATGGTAATCATGTTTTCCAAACCCCAAATTGACTATAAGGGAGGTagaatattgagaaaaataaagcctctGGCATCAGAAACACCTGGATTGCCAGTCCACTCTCACTTACGAGCTGTGTGACTATCCACCAGCCTCTTACCCTCTGCTGACTTCCACGTCCTccctataaaatgggggtaacaCTGGGTTGTTCAGACCACTAACTGAGCTAAGCTGTGTGAGATGCTGTGGCCTTCCCTAGGTGTAGCCCAGTATCAGTAGGTTTCAATCCACAGAAACTGTTGTTAGATGAGCTGGCTAAGGCTggaaatgccactggaatttttatTAACTGAGTTATTAACAAGTTGGAGGCTGTAGCCATTTGGCTTATCCCAAATTTACAGGACAGCTCTCAAAACAGAAGCCAGTTTTGAGGCATATGTATCTACCTCTTCGTTAAGCAGGTAAAAGAAAGCTACTGTGAGAAGTGCACAGATACACTCCACTCTTGTACCCTTCTCTACTCGGTCAACACCAAAAACATCTTTCCATGTCGGTACCTTCTCTTCTACAACATCATTTTTCATGGATGAGATATAATTCAATAACTCACAGGAcattaaagaaagacaaaggcaaaACAGAACAGCCTCTCTGCATGAGGCCCCAGGGTGGTGTGCAGGCAGAGTTGTCTAAGACGAGACAGGCCAGATGTGGCACAACACTCCCTCCACACACGCTGTATGCCCACCCCTCAGCCAGAGCCCTGCCTCCGGCCGGCTCCTGAGCCATGCAGACAGCACTGGCCAAAGTTAGAGCCGTCGCATGGGAGCCCACTGTGAGGAAGAGGTTGCAAGGAGGAGTGAAATCATGCTCTAAAATACGGCGGGTTTTTAAAGAACGACtgggcaggaggggaaggaggggggctgggagatgggCTGGTCAGGAAATGCCAGTTTAAAGTTAGCTCTGACCTATTAATCAGCAGCGGGGACAATGATGCAGGAGGGGCGGGAAGGCCGGACATGTGTTCGCGCCAGATTTATGGGCCCAGAACAAAGGGTGGCCTGCTCGTTTAGagagtctctttcccttttcctctggcaAAACGAGGACATTGTTTGAAAAgccaaaaagaacaaatattctaaaGACTGAGGTCATTTCCAGAGATGCAACAGGTCCTGATGGGGATCCATAACCTTGCTGGGCGAAGAAGACTGTGCAAGGGAGCTCCGGAGTGGCAGGTTGGACGACAGTGTAAAGCAGAGGCCACAGACCCCTTACCTGAGCTCTTGGAGGAGCTGGGACCCCTGCCTGGTGCCACCTCGAAGGCATCTGATGAGCCTACCTGAAGGCCCTCAGGATAAATCGGAAGGCTTTGGGAAGGTTTTCTATCAGGCTAAAACcatctgtctccttccttctctactcTTGCAAGATTTTCTGGAAGGCTTTCCTAAGTGTGGGCTGCATAGGATATCATGGCTCTCAGCTGCCCTCACATCCAGGAGATGGTTGTGTTTCGGCGCATTTTTCATTTCACCTGACAAGGGGAGAAGAGTCAAGTCAGAAGAGAAtgataggaagaaaggaaaatgggctCATTACAAAAACAGccaaccaggggcacctgggtggctcagtgggttaaagcctctgccttcagctcaggtcatatctcagggttctgggattgagccccacatcaggctatgtgctcagctgggagcctgcttcctcctccttctctgcctgcttctctgcctacttcatgatctctgtctgtcaaataaataaataaaacaaatcttaaaaaacaaaaacaaaggggcgcctgggtggctcagtgggctaaagcctctgcctttggctcaggtcatgatcccagggtcctgggatcgagccctgcatcgggctctctgctcagcagggagtctgcttcctcctctctctctgcctgcctctctgcctacttgtgatctctgtctgtcaaataaataaataaaatctttaaaaaaaaaaaaaaaaacacagccaaCCCAATGGAGAGGGAATGATGACCCTGATTCTCCCAGTCTTTTAGGGTTTGAGGACCAACCAGCTGAGGCCTTACAGACTCTCCCTCCCCATGGTCACCACCTTCGGTCAGATGCCGCTTGCCTCTCACATGGAGCTGCCAAAAGGGTATCCTTGactcttgctttgcttttctcccaGAAAGCCAGCGCACAGGATGAACTTCCTAAGCGAGACACATGACCGTCTCTTTCCTGGCTAAAAAGTGTTCAGTTACTCTGCATGTTCTTCAGAAGAGAGGTTCAGAAACCTCAGTCTGGTAACAGGATCGTTCCTGTTACGGTCCCGCTTGCCTTTCTAGCTCACCTCCCATCTCTCTCCAAGTCCTACCATGTCCTTTAGCTCCACAGAATTATTTTCTGCTCCCTGAACGTGGCATACTCCTCCTGAAAAAATTCTAGTAATTCTTTAAGGCTGAGCTCCCTCCATGAAAGTAACCTCTCGTATGCCAAGACCCTACGCCATGTGCCCACTGTAACAACCATGTCTTTGTCTGAGGTCCCGTGCCTGTGTTCAcactaataataacaataacaatagtggagcacctgggtggctcagtgggttaaagcctctgccttcacctcaggtcatgatcccagggtcctaggatcgagccacaagtcgggctctctgctcagcagggagcctgcctccccttctctctctgcctgcctctctgcctacttgtgatctctgtctgtcaaataaataaataaaatctttttttaaaaaataacaatagcaataacaataacaataacaatatagCCCTTGAAAAGACTACTCCACTTAATTGGGGGTCATTTGAAGGCTTGAACTCCATTGAATGACTTcccaaatgaatgaattaatgatggCCTACTAGACAAGGTTACCCTTAGGGTATGTGGAGGCCCATGAAGATATCTTTGTGGgatggagatacacacacacacatacacacacacacagatggagatacacatacacacacacacacacatacacatacacaatctGAGTCACTTAAAATCAGTGTTTCAGCACCATTCTGACAGCCCAATTTCAAGTGATTCTGCAAAAGAAATACACCTTGGCCAGCAAGAAAAGATGCTTTAACTAGCAGCCCTCCTGGAACTGGGCCAAGTCAGGAGTCCCTAGGACAACCCCATAGGCACACATCCCATAGGTACTCCTCTGGGGTACCTGGTCAACCCCACACATTAGCTAGAGGATTGCAGAACATgctaaagaggagaaaagaggaccAGTACTGAAGTGGGTTCAAGTTGGGTTCAACAGCACCATTTGGATGGCACAGCTAACCCTGGTTAATCGTGATCACCGGAGGGGCCTGGAAAACATTGGGGACGGCATTCCACAGTTCAGGGGCCCTTGAGGCCCAGGACCCAGGCAGATTCCATACTTGCCCAGGCGATACTGTTCCTTGGTAACCATGTGATTATACATTTtgtcattccacaaacattttctgagcatctactatgaAGATGAAGTTACATATTTATCGTTATTTATTGCTTGAGACAG
The DNA window shown above is from Mustela erminea isolate mMusErm1 chromosome 12, mMusErm1.Pri, whole genome shotgun sequence and carries:
- the LOC116570201 gene encoding tubulin alpha chain-like, translated to MPATATIKTKHTIQFVDWCPTSFKVGINYQPPSVVPGRDLAKAQRAGCMLSNTTATAKAWARLAHKFDPIYAKCAFFHGYVGEGMEEGEFSEAREDMAVLKKDYEEARGDSAEGEVEGKEY